In Paracoccus aminophilus JCM 7686, a single window of DNA contains:
- a CDS encoding cyclase family protein: protein MCHACVIESVKSDMISRRSLFTGAAALGATAVTLGAVSARPALAQSTGKVVDLTHAWDETFPTFDGAPGIAYEEAVNFDKSGYQLWKLTIFEHSGTHIDAPLHFSKDGKSVAELDPGNLVCPLCIIDITAKAKDDANAMVEAEDVETWVKAHGEIPAGAVVALNSGWAAKVGTPEFRNDAEGKFAFPGFAKSATDKLAEMQVAGIGVDSLSLDPGNSPDFAVHKSWLPSGRFGIEALAGLDQLPATGATIFVGAPKHKRGTGGPARVLAVL, encoded by the coding sequence ATGTGCCATGCTTGTGTCATCGAAAGCGTAAAATCGGACATGATTTCACGGCGTAGCCTGTTTACAGGCGCGGCCGCACTTGGCGCCACGGCAGTGACATTGGGCGCGGTCTCGGCCCGGCCCGCTCTGGCCCAGTCCACCGGCAAGGTCGTCGATCTGACCCACGCCTGGGATGAAACCTTCCCGACTTTCGACGGCGCGCCGGGCATCGCTTATGAAGAGGCGGTGAATTTCGACAAATCCGGCTATCAGCTGTGGAAGCTCACAATTTTCGAACATAGCGGTACCCATATCGACGCGCCGCTGCATTTCTCGAAGGATGGCAAATCGGTGGCCGAGCTTGATCCGGGCAATCTCGTCTGCCCGCTTTGCATCATCGACATCACCGCCAAGGCCAAAGACGACGCCAATGCCATGGTCGAGGCCGAAGACGTCGAGACCTGGGTGAAGGCCCATGGCGAGATCCCGGCCGGCGCGGTGGTTGCGCTGAATTCGGGCTGGGCCGCCAAGGTCGGCACGCCCGAATTCCGCAATGATGCCGAGGGCAAATTCGCCTTCCCGGGCTTTGCGAAATCGGCGACCGACAAGCTTGCCGAGATGCAGGTCGCGGGGATCGGGGTCGATTCGCTCTCGCTCGATCCCGGCAATTCGCCGGATTTCGCGGTGCATAAATCCTGGCTGCCCTCGGGTCGGTTCGGGATCGAGGCTTTGGCCGGGCTCGATCAGCTGCCCGCCACCGGCGCGACCATCTTTGTCGGCGCCCCCAAACACAAGCGCGGCACCGGCGGCCCGGCGCGCGTTCTGGCGGTGCTGTGA
- a CDS encoding DUF1330 domain-containing protein codes for MTALWIANVHVTDEEAYSRYAKIATVAIADHGGVFLARGGRHVQLEGRDRPRNVVARFPSLEVAEACYRSPAYQEALSHAIGASERDLVIVEEVPPAAE; via the coding sequence ATGACCGCTTTGTGGATCGCCAATGTCCATGTGACCGATGAAGAGGCTTACAGCCGCTATGCCAAGATCGCGACTGTCGCGATTGCGGATCATGGCGGGGTCTTTCTGGCCCGGGGCGGGCGCCACGTCCAACTTGAGGGCCGGGACCGGCCGCGCAATGTGGTTGCGCGGTTCCCGAGCCTCGAGGTGGCCGAAGCCTGCTATCGCTCGCCCGCCTATCAAGAGGCGCTGAGCCATGCGATTGGCGCCTCCGAGCGCGATCTTGTGATCGTCGAGGAAGTGCCTCCGGCTGCTGAATAA
- the alaS gene encoding alanine--tRNA ligase, translating into MPSLNDIRSTFLDFYKRNDHRVVESSPLVPRNDPTLMFTNSGMVQFKNLFTGVEHRDYTRATSAQKCVRAGGKHNDLDNVGYTARHHTFFEMLGNFSFGDYFKKEAIPFAWELLTKDFDIPKDKLLVTVYHTDDEAADIWKKVAGLTDDRIIRIPTDDNFWRMGPTGPCGPCTEIFFDHGDHIWGGPPGSKDEDGDRFIEIWNLVFMQNEQFEDGSMRALDMQSIDTGMGLERIGALLQGKHDNYDTDLMRALIEASANVTSSDPDGPGKVHHRVIADHLRSTSFLLADGVMPSNEGRGYVLRRIMRRAMRHAHILGAKDPVMHRLVPALVRQMGAAYPELSRAQSMIEETLKLEETRFKQTLDRGLRLLDDELAKLPEGANLPGEAAFKLYDTYGFPLDLTQDALREKGRAVDTAGFDSAMAEQKAKARAAWSGSGETADATIWFDLAEKHGASEFLGYDTEVAEGQILSLVQEGAGVEAATEGQTVQIVVNQTPFYAESGGQIGDTGLIKTETGAARVTDTKKVSGLFVHSAEVTLGTISRGQGAQLSVDHARRSQIRANHSATHLLHEALRHALGDHVAQRGSLNAADRLRFDFSHNKGVAAEELAQVEAEVNDYIRQNTAVETRIMSPDDARALGAQALFGEKYGDEVRVVSMGRQEGSDKGLDKTTYSLELCGGTHVARTGDIGAFVLLGDSASSAGVRRIEALTGEAALAHLRAADAQLSEIAGVIKAQAGEVVNRVKALSDERKALANEVAQLKRQLAMGGATEAAPKEIKGVKVIARRFDGVSGKELGALVDELKGKLGTGAVVALAEADGKATVAAGVTADLVGKVSAVDLVQTAVAALGGKGGGGRPDRAQGGAPSLDAADAAILAVEQLIEARA; encoded by the coding sequence ATGCCAAGCCTGAACGATATTCGTTCCACCTTCCTGGATTTCTACAAGCGCAACGACCACCGTGTCGTCGAGTCGAGCCCGCTTGTGCCACGCAATGACCCGACGCTCATGTTCACGAACTCGGGCATGGTCCAGTTCAAGAACCTGTTCACCGGGGTCGAGCATCGCGATTATACGCGCGCGACCTCGGCGCAGAAATGCGTGCGCGCGGGCGGCAAGCACAATGACCTCGACAATGTCGGCTATACCGCGCGCCACCACACCTTCTTCGAAATGCTCGGCAACTTCAGCTTCGGCGATTACTTCAAGAAAGAAGCGATCCCCTTTGCCTGGGAGTTGCTGACCAAGGATTTCGATATTCCGAAGGACAAGCTCTTGGTCACGGTCTATCACACCGATGACGAGGCCGCCGATATCTGGAAGAAGGTCGCGGGCCTGACCGATGACCGCATCATCCGCATTCCGACCGATGACAACTTCTGGCGCATGGGCCCGACCGGCCCCTGCGGCCCCTGCACCGAGATTTTCTTCGACCACGGCGATCACATCTGGGGCGGTCCTCCGGGCTCGAAGGACGAGGATGGCGACCGCTTCATCGAGATCTGGAACCTCGTTTTCATGCAGAACGAGCAGTTCGAAGACGGCTCGATGCGCGCGCTCGACATGCAGTCGATCGACACCGGCATGGGGCTCGAGCGGATCGGCGCGCTGCTGCAGGGCAAACACGACAACTACGACACCGATCTGATGCGCGCGCTGATTGAAGCCAGCGCCAATGTCACCAGCTCGGATCCCGATGGTCCGGGCAAGGTCCATCACCGCGTGATCGCCGACCATTTGCGCTCGACCTCCTTCCTTCTGGCCGATGGCGTCATGCCCTCGAACGAAGGCCGGGGCTATGTGCTGCGCCGCATCATGCGCCGCGCGATGCGTCACGCGCATATTCTGGGCGCGAAAGATCCGGTCATGCACCGTCTGGTTCCGGCGCTGGTGCGCCAGATGGGCGCCGCTTACCCCGAGCTCAGCCGTGCGCAATCGATGATCGAAGAGACGCTGAAGCTCGAAGAAACCCGCTTCAAGCAGACGCTCGACCGTGGTTTGCGCCTGCTCGACGATGAGCTGGCCAAGCTTCCGGAAGGCGCGAACCTGCCGGGCGAAGCGGCATTCAAGCTCTATGACACCTATGGTTTCCCGCTCGATCTGACGCAGGACGCTCTGCGCGAAAAGGGCCGCGCAGTCGATACCGCTGGTTTTGACAGCGCCATGGCCGAGCAGAAGGCCAAGGCGCGTGCGGCATGGTCGGGTTCGGGCGAGACGGCTGACGCGACGATCTGGTTCGATCTGGCCGAAAAGCACGGCGCGAGCGAATTCCTTGGCTATGACACCGAAGTCGCCGAGGGCCAGATCCTGTCCTTGGTGCAAGAGGGCGCGGGCGTCGAGGCCGCGACTGAGGGCCAGACCGTCCAGATTGTGGTAAACCAAACGCCGTTCTATGCGGAATCGGGCGGTCAGATCGGCGATACCGGCCTGATCAAGACCGAGACCGGCGCGGCGCGTGTGACCGACACCAAGAAGGTTTCGGGCCTCTTTGTCCATTCGGCCGAAGTCACGCTTGGCACGATTTCGCGCGGGCAGGGGGCACAGCTTTCCGTCGATCACGCCCGTCGCAGCCAGATCCGTGCGAACCACTCGGCGACCCACCTGCTGCACGAGGCGCTTCGCCACGCGCTTGGCGATCACGTCGCGCAGCGCGGCAGCTTGAACGCCGCCGACCGCCTGCGCTTCGACTTCAGCCATAACAAAGGCGTCGCCGCCGAGGAGCTGGCGCAGGTCGAGGCCGAGGTGAACGACTACATTCGCCAGAACACCGCAGTGGAAACCCGCATCATGTCGCCCGACGATGCCCGCGCGCTTGGCGCTCAGGCGCTCTTTGGCGAGAAATATGGCGATGAGGTTCGCGTCGTCTCGATGGGCCGTCAGGAGGGCTCTGACAAGGGTCTCGACAAGACGACCTATTCGCTCGAGCTTTGCGGCGGCACCCATGTCGCGCGCACCGGCGATATCGGCGCATTCGTTCTTCTGGGCGACAGCGCGTCGAGTGCGGGCGTGCGCCGAATCGAGGCACTGACCGGCGAAGCTGCTTTGGCCCATCTGCGCGCCGCCGATGCGCAACTCTCTGAAATCGCAGGCGTTATCAAGGCGCAGGCGGGTGAGGTCGTCAATCGCGTCAAGGCTTTGTCGGATGAGCGCAAGGCGCTGGCCAACGAAGTCGCGCAGCTCAAACGCCAGCTCGCCATGGGCGGCGCGACCGAGGCGGCTCCGAAAGAGATCAAAGGCGTCAAGGTCATCGCGCGTCGCTTTGATGGCGTTTCGGGTAAGGAGCTTGGCGCGCTGGTCGATGAGCTGAAAGGCAAGCTCGGCACCGGCGCGGTCGTCGCTTTGGCCGAGGCCGATGGCAAGGCCACGGTCGCGGCGGGCGTCACGGCGGATCTGGTTGGGAAGGTCTCGGCGGTCGATCTGGTGCAGACGGCGGTCGCGGCGCTTGGCGGCAAAGGCGGCGGTGGTCGTCCGGATCGCGCACAGGGCGGCGCCCCTAGCCTTGATGCGGCAGATGCGGCAATCTTGGCCGTCGAACAACTGATCGAGGCCCGCGCATGA
- a CDS encoding NAD(P)/FAD-dependent oxidoreductase, which translates to MLVSGGPIRASDPIGFPGPLPEAADVVIIGGGIIGIATALYLARAGVQVVLCEKGRVAGEQSSRNWGWIRQQGRDPGELPIMIESLRLWEGLAQELGEAAGFEQTGVTYLAKTAEDLAGFESWLTLARQYGLDTRMVSRAELEATLPNAAGWIGALSTPSDARGEPWTAVPAMARLAEQAGVVIVEDCAARTLELAGGSLQGVHTEQGFVRAGRVLLAGGAWSSLFARNAGLSIPQLSVRATVGATMPIVDFWPGAAADDRFALRRRQDGGYTLAPGVAHDFWIGPDAFRHFKAYLPQLKRDFRRTGLRLLAPAHFPDAWTTRRRWSASDVTPFERMRVLDPAPNERLLKKIQRDFAASFPALGTPHYHHVWAGMIDVMPDEVPVLDESPIAGLFIATGMSGHGFGIGPGVGRVMADLLQGRDPEHDLTRFRYQRFHDGSPLVLGPSL; encoded by the coding sequence ATGCTGGTGAGCGGCGGCCCGATCCGGGCGAGCGATCCGATTGGCTTTCCCGGGCCTTTGCCCGAGGCCGCCGATGTCGTGATTATCGGTGGCGGGATCATTGGCATTGCCACCGCGCTTTATCTGGCGCGGGCCGGCGTGCAGGTGGTTTTATGCGAAAAGGGCCGGGTCGCGGGCGAGCAATCCTCGCGCAATTGGGGCTGGATCCGCCAGCAGGGCCGCGACCCCGGCGAATTGCCGATCATGATCGAATCCCTGCGGCTCTGGGAGGGGCTGGCGCAAGAGCTGGGCGAGGCAGCCGGTTTCGAGCAGACCGGCGTCACCTATCTCGCCAAGACCGCCGAAGACCTCGCCGGTTTCGAAAGCTGGCTGACGCTGGCGCGGCAATATGGGCTCGACACGCGCATGGTCTCGCGCGCAGAGCTTGAGGCGACCTTGCCGAATGCGGCGGGCTGGATCGGCGCGCTGTCGACGCCATCCGATGCGCGGGGCGAGCCTTGGACGGCGGTCCCCGCGATGGCGCGCCTGGCCGAGCAGGCGGGCGTCGTCATCGTCGAGGATTGCGCCGCGCGCACGCTGGAGCTGGCGGGCGGGAGCTTGCAGGGCGTTCATACCGAGCAGGGCTTCGTCCGGGCGGGCCGCGTGCTGCTCGCGGGTGGGGCGTGGTCTTCGCTTTTCGCACGCAATGCCGGACTGTCGATCCCTCAGCTTTCGGTGCGCGCGACTGTGGGCGCGACCATGCCCATCGTCGATTTCTGGCCCGGAGCCGCCGCCGATGACCGCTTCGCCCTACGGCGCAGGCAGGACGGCGGCTATACGCTCGCGCCCGGCGTGGCCCATGATTTCTGGATCGGCCCTGACGCTTTTCGCCATTTCAAAGCCTATCTGCCCCAGCTCAAACGCGACTTCCGCCGCACCGGGTTGCGGCTGCTCGCGCCCGCGCATTTTCCCGATGCCTGGACGACGCGGCGGCGGTGGAGCGCCTCGGATGTGACGCCTTTCGAGCGGATGCGCGTGCTCGACCCTGCCCCGAACGAGCGGCTTTTGAAGAAGATCCAGCGCGATTTCGCGGCGAGCTTTCCCGCGCTCGGGACGCCGCATTATCATCACGTCTGGGCGGGCATGATTGATGTCATGCCCGATGAGGTGCCGGTGCTCGATGAAAGCCCGATTGCGGGGCTCTTCATTGCAACCGGCATGTCGGGCCATGGTTTTGGCATCGGTCCCGGCGTTGGCCGGGTCATGGCGGATCTGTTGCAAGGCCGCGACCCGGAACATGATCTGACGCGCTTTCGCTATCAGCGTTTCCACGACGGCTCGCCTCTGGTGCTGGGGCCCTCGCTCTAG
- a CDS encoding carboxymuconolactone decarboxylase family protein has protein sequence MATVPLLSDDEVDPRALAVFNRIREARGTDYINNFWRALAHDPVALDAVWERLSQIMAPGALDPLVKELIYIAVSTAHGCTYCIHSHTASAKAKGMTPEQHAELLAVIGMASQTNALVTGLGVPVDARFEAN, from the coding sequence ATGGCGACGGTCCCGCTGCTCTCCGACGACGAGGTCGATCCCCGTGCCCTTGCGGTTTTCAACCGCATCCGCGAGGCGCGCGGCACGGATTACATCAACAACTTCTGGCGCGCTTTGGCCCATGACCCCGTCGCGCTTGACGCGGTCTGGGAGCGGCTTTCGCAGATCATGGCGCCCGGCGCGCTCGATCCCTTGGTCAAGGAGCTGATCTATATCGCGGTCTCGACGGCGCATGGCTGCACCTATTGCATCCATTCCCATACCGCATCGGCCAAGGCCAAGGGCATGACGCCCGAGCAACATGCCGAGCTTTTGGCCGTCATCGGCATGGCAAGCCAGACCAATGCGCTGGTCACTGGCCTCGGCGTGCCGGTTGATGCGCGTTTTGAGGCGAACTAG
- a CDS encoding DUF2842 domain-containing protein, translating to MDLKIRKRWSLVVLLIGLPLYIVVAVTLMNWLDRTFGRQPIVIEVLIYVALGVIWAFPFKRIFTGIGKEE from the coding sequence ATGGACCTCAAAATTCGCAAACGCTGGTCGCTTGTCGTCCTGCTGATCGGGCTGCCGCTTTATATCGTTGTGGCGGTCACCCTGATGAATTGGCTCGACCGCACCTTCGGGCGTCAGCCGATCGTGATCGAGGTCCTGATCTATGTCGCGCTTGGCGTGATCTGGGCATTTCCGTTCAAACGGATCTTTACCGGCATCGGCAAGGAGGAATAG
- the recA gene encoding recombinase RecA yields MAGATLFDMNDKKTADKQKALDSALAQIERQFGKGSIMKLGADNPVAEIEATSTGSLGLDIALGIGGLPKGRIIEIFGPESSGKTTLTLHVVAEEQKKGGVCAFVDAEHALDPQYAKKLGVNLDELLISQPDTGEQALEIVDTLVRSGAVSLVVVDSVAALTPKSEIEGDMGDMQMGSQARLMSQAMRKLTASIGRSNCMVIFINQIRMKIGVMFGNPETTTGGNALKFYASVRLDIRRTGAVKDRDEVIGNATRVKVVKNKVAPPFRQVEFDIMYGEGISKVGELIDLGVKAGVVEKSGSWYSYGDERIGQGRENAKQFLRDNPETAYAIEDKIRASHGLEFGTGEEGGDDVVEE; encoded by the coding sequence ATGGCAGGGGCGACACTTTTCGACATGAACGACAAGAAAACGGCTGACAAGCAGAAGGCGCTCGACAGCGCCCTTGCCCAGATCGAACGGCAGTTCGGCAAGGGCTCGATCATGAAACTTGGCGCGGACAATCCCGTGGCCGAGATCGAGGCGACCTCGACCGGCTCGCTCGGGCTCGATATTGCGCTGGGGATCGGCGGCCTGCCCAAGGGCCGCATCATCGAGATTTTCGGGCCGGAAAGCTCGGGGAAAACCACGCTGACGCTGCATGTCGTGGCGGAAGAGCAGAAAAAGGGCGGCGTCTGCGCCTTTGTCGACGCCGAACATGCGCTTGATCCGCAATATGCCAAAAAGCTTGGCGTTAACCTTGACGAATTGCTGATCAGCCAGCCCGATACCGGCGAACAGGCACTGGAAATCGTCGATACGCTGGTGCGCTCGGGCGCGGTCAGCCTGGTCGTGGTCGACTCGGTCGCGGCTCTGACGCCCAAATCCGAGATCGAAGGCGATATGGGCGACATGCAGATGGGCTCGCAAGCCCGCCTGATGAGCCAGGCGATGCGCAAGCTCACCGCCTCGATCGGGCGCTCGAACTGCATGGTCATCTTTATCAACCAGATCCGCATGAAGATCGGCGTGATGTTCGGCAACCCCGAGACGACGACCGGTGGCAATGCGCTGAAATTCTACGCTTCGGTCCGTCTCGACATCCGCCGCACCGGCGCCGTCAAGGATCGCGACGAGGTGATCGGCAACGCCACCCGCGTGAAAGTGGTCAAGAACAAGGTCGCGCCGCCCTTCCGTCAGGTCGAATTCGACATCATGTATGGCGAAGGTATTTCCAAGGTGGGTGAGTTGATCGATCTTGGCGTCAAGGCTGGCGTGGTCGAGAAATCGGGCTCGTGGTATTCCTACGGCGATGAGCGCATCGGCCAGGGCCGCGAAAATGCCAAGCAGTTCCTGCGCGACAATCCCGAAACCGCCTATGCGATCGAGGACAAGATCCGCGCCAGCCACGGGCTTGAATTCGGAACGGGCGAAGAAGGCGGCGACGACGTCGTCGAAGAATAA
- a CDS encoding class II glutamine amidotransferase: MCRWAAYIGAPIYLEDIVSRPGHSLVRQSHEATHCHTAVNADGFGIAWYGDREEPGLYRDVMPAWSDPNLRSLTATVKSHLFMAHVRASTGTATSRNNCHPFTVGRWTFMHNGQFGGYDTYRRSAEVLIPDEVYRHRKGATDSEALFLTAIAMGLDQDPLAAMARATAQFEALARERGTAPFVRLTAAFSDGQRLYALRYASDEHAPTLFHRWSPTRGGRAVVSEPLESDEGDWLEVPPGSFCIFEGEEVTVHPFTPALVAAAA; encoded by the coding sequence ATGTGCCGTTGGGCCGCCTATATCGGCGCACCGATCTATCTTGAAGATATTGTCAGCCGGCCCGGCCATTCGCTGGTCCGGCAAAGCCACGAAGCCACCCATTGCCATACGGCGGTCAATGCCGATGGCTTTGGCATCGCTTGGTATGGTGACCGAGAGGAGCCGGGGCTTTACCGCGATGTCATGCCAGCGTGGAGCGATCCGAACCTGCGCAGCCTGACCGCGACGGTGAAATCGCACCTTTTTATGGCCCATGTCCGCGCCTCGACCGGGACCGCGACCAGCCGCAACAATTGCCATCCGTTCACCGTTGGCCGCTGGACCTTCATGCACAATGGCCAGTTTGGCGGTTATGACACCTATCGCCGCTCAGCCGAGGTGCTGATCCCGGATGAGGTCTATCGCCACCGCAAGGGCGCGACCGACAGCGAGGCGCTGTTTCTGACCGCCATTGCCATGGGGCTGGATCAGGATCCTTTGGCGGCGATGGCGCGCGCCACCGCGCAATTCGAGGCCTTGGCCCGCGAACGCGGCACCGCGCCTTTCGTGCGGCTGACGGCGGCTTTCTCGGATGGGCAGCGGCTTTATGCCTTGCGCTATGCCAGTGACGAACATGCACCGACGCTCTTTCACCGCTGGTCGCCGACGCGGGGCGGACGCGCGGTCGTGTCAGAGCCGCTTGAAAGCGACGAAGGCGATTGGCTTGAGGTTCCGCCGGGCTCGTTCTGCATCTTCGAGGGCGAGGAGGTGACGGTCCACCCCTTCACTCCGGCCTTGGTCGCGGCCGCCGCCTGA
- a CDS encoding thiamine diphosphokinase: MSGRVLVSADGVTLIGGGEVSQADLTEARARAPRLVAADGGADQALRFGEMPDAVIGDFDSISPEARAAIPKGRLHHIAEQNSTDFEKCLSRIKAPFVLALGFLGGRIDHELAVLSRISQDPARIILIGAEDIIFRAPAHFAIDLPIGSRFSLFPMGPSSGHSHGLRWPIARIGFAPNGRIGTSNEVSGPVELEITGPMLIILPRAALDAALTALQH, translated from the coding sequence ATGTCCGGGCGGGTCCTTGTCTCTGCGGATGGCGTGACGCTGATCGGTGGGGGCGAGGTGTCGCAGGCAGATCTGACTGAGGCGCGGGCCCGTGCTCCGCGCCTCGTCGCAGCCGATGGCGGCGCCGATCAGGCGCTGCGTTTCGGCGAGATGCCCGATGCGGTGATCGGGGATTTCGACAGCATTTCTCCCGAGGCGCGCGCCGCGATCCCCAAGGGGCGGCTGCATCATATCGCCGAGCAAAACAGCACCGATTTCGAGAAATGCCTGAGCCGGATCAAGGCGCCCTTCGTGCTGGCGCTGGGGTTTCTGGGCGGCCGTATCGACCATGAGCTGGCGGTTCTCAGCCGGATCAGTCAGGATCCGGCGCGGATCATCCTGATTGGGGCCGAAGACATCATCTTCCGCGCGCCCGCGCATTTCGCGATCGACCTGCCGATTGGCAGCCGCTTCTCGCTGTTTCCGATGGGCCCCTCCAGCGGGCACAGTCACGGGCTACGCTGGCCGATTGCGCGGATCGGTTTCGCGCCAAATGGCCGGATCGGCACCTCGAACGAGGTCTCGGGGCCGGTCGAGCTAGAGATTACCGGGCCGATGCTCATCATCCTGCCGCGCGCGGCCTTGGATGCCGCCTTGACCGCACTTCAGCACTAA
- a CDS encoding adenylosuccinate synthase, with protein sequence MANVVVVGAQWGDEGKGKIVDWLSERADIIARFQGGHNAGHTLVIGEQVYKLSLLPSGIVRKGKMAVIGNGVVLDPWALFAEIDKLTAQGIEISPASLMIAENTPLILPLHQDLDRLREEAAGSSKIGTTGRGIGPAYEDKVGRRTIRVADLGDIETLDARLDRLLAHHDPLRKGLGAEPIDREELKAKLLEIAPKLLAYAQPVWKVLNDERRAGKRILFEGAQGSLLDIDFGTYPYVTSSTTMSGMAATGTGLGPSSIGFVLGIVKAYTTRVGSGPFPTELEDADGQRLGERGHEFGTVTGRKRRCGWFDAVLVRQTCAISGVNGIALTKLDVLDGFKTLKICVGYEIDGTRYDYLPTAAALQAKVTPIYEELEGWSESTEGARSWADLPAAAIKYVRRIEELIQCPVALLSTSPERDDTILVTDPFAD encoded by the coding sequence ATGGCCAATGTGGTAGTCGTCGGCGCGCAATGGGGCGACGAAGGCAAAGGCAAAATCGTGGACTGGCTGTCCGAACGCGCCGATATTATCGCGCGTTTTCAAGGCGGCCATAATGCCGGGCACACGCTGGTCATCGGCGAGCAGGTCTATAAGCTCTCGCTGCTTCCCTCGGGGATCGTGCGCAAGGGCAAGATGGCGGTGATCGGCAACGGCGTTGTGCTCGACCCTTGGGCACTGTTCGCGGAAATCGACAAACTGACGGCGCAGGGCATCGAAATCTCGCCCGCGAGCCTGATGATCGCGGAAAACACCCCGTTGATCCTGCCGCTGCACCAAGATCTTGACCGTCTGCGCGAGGAAGCTGCGGGCTCGTCGAAAATCGGCACGACCGGGCGCGGCATCGGTCCGGCCTATGAAGACAAAGTCGGCCGTCGCACCATTCGCGTCGCGGATCTGGGCGATATCGAGACGCTCGACGCGCGTCTGGACCGTTTGCTCGCCCATCACGACCCGCTGCGCAAAGGTCTTGGTGCCGAGCCGATCGACCGCGAAGAGCTGAAGGCGAAGCTCCTGGAAATCGCGCCGAAGCTTCTGGCCTATGCGCAGCCTGTCTGGAAAGTGCTGAACGACGAGCGTCGCGCGGGCAAGCGGATCCTGTTCGAAGGCGCGCAGGGCTCGCTTCTTGATATCGATTTCGGGACCTATCCCTATGTGACCTCCTCGACCACCATGTCGGGGATGGCCGCGACTGGCACCGGCCTTGGCCCGAGCTCGATCGGCTTCGTTCTGGGCATCGTCAAAGCCTATACCACCCGCGTCGGCTCTGGTCCCTTCCCGACCGAGCTTGAAGATGCAGATGGTCAGCGTCTGGGCGAGCGCGGCCATGAATTCGGCACGGTCACCGGGCGCAAGCGCCGCTGCGGCTGGTTCGATGCGGTTCTGGTGCGCCAGACCTGCGCGATCTCGGGCGTGAACGGCATTGCGCTGACCAAGCTCGACGTGCTTGACGGCTTCAAGACGCTGAAGATCTGCGTCGGCTATGAAATCGACGGCACGCGCTACGATTACCTGCCGACCGCCGCCGCGCTGCAAGCGAAGGTCACGCCGATCTATGAAGAGCTTGAGGGCTGGTCGGAATCGACCGAGGGCGCGCGCAGCTGGGCCGATCTGCCCGCCGCCGCGATCAAATACGTCCGCCGCATCGAGGAGTTGATCCAATGCCCGGTCGCACTGCTCTCGACGAGCCCCGAGCGGGACGATACCATCCTCGTCACCGATCCCTTTGCCGATTGA